TCGCGGACGGGCGGGACATCTCCTGGATCTGGGACGCCGACTTCGAGGCGGCGGCGGGCAGGTTTGACGTTGTAGTCTGCTCCGGCACGCGCGCCGAGGAGATGGCGCTGCGACTGAAGTACGCCGAGTGGGACGAGGCGCATCTGCTCATCGAGCCGGACATCGAGAAGGCGCTGGCGCTCGCGATCGAGATGACCCCGGCCGGCGACGTGCTGGCCGTGGTGCCGACCTACACGGCCATGCTCGAGGCACGAGAGCTCCTCGCGAGGAAGTCGGGGCGACGGCCCTACTGGAGTTGAGCGTGACCGGTTGCATGTTGACGGACGTCGCCGCGACGCTCCATGGCGACAGGCGAAACGGAGGGAGGGCGGACAAAGCCGCGCTGCTGGCGCCGTCCGACGCCTTCGCGGGCGTGCGCCAGCCTCTGCCCGGCGAGGTCGCGAGGGGGGACGGCGATGGGCGATAGCCCGCGAAGTCTTCGCCTCGGGCACCTGTATCCGACGCTGATGAGCGTCTACGGCGACCGGGGCAACATCATCTGTCTACTGCGCCGCTGCCGGCTCCGGGGCATCGAACTGGAGGTCGTGCCGCTCGGGCTGCGCCAGCCGCTGGACCCAGAGGACTTCGACCTGCTCTTCATGGGGGGCGCCCAGGACCGCGAGCAGCGCCTGGTGTCGGAGGACATCGCGAACGTCAAGGGGCCGGCGCTGCGGGAGGCCGCTGAGGGGGGCGTGGTGATACTCGCCGTCTGCGGCGGTTACCAGCTGGCCGGGCACTTTTATCGCGGGGCCGACGGTGAGGAGCTGCGCGGCGCCGGAGTGCTGGACATCCAGACGGTGCATCCGGGCCCGAAGGCGAAGCGCCTCATAGGCAACCTGGTAGCGCGTTGGCAGGGCGGCGAGCTCGCCGGCTTCGAGAATCACGGGGGACGAACCTACCTGGGCCCGGGCTGCGAACCGCTGGCAAGAGTCGTGCGCGGCTTCGGGAACGACGGTGAGAGCGGCTATGAGGGCGCGCGCTACAGGAACGTCTTCGGCACCTACCTGCACGGCCCGGTCCTGCCCAAGAACCCCGCCTTTGCCGACCACCTCATCTCCCTTGCCCTCGCCCGCCGCTACGGCGACGGTGCGCTCGCGCCGCTGGACGATGCGCTCGAGGAGCGCGCCCACGCGGCGGCGGCGCGGAGCGCCCGACGATCGAAGCCGGGCCGTCCGTAATTGGAGCGAGGCCCCGGCCCGGTCCGGCGGACTGGAGTCCCAATCGCTCGTGGCGCCACTCCTCGTCTTCAGCGGAAGGCCTGCGACGGCCGCCGATATGCTATCGGCCTTACAGCTATGTTAGAATTGGCGTGCGAGACCGCCCGCCGGGAAGGTTGTTTGGAGAATCTGAACGAGTCCTGCGGCATCTTTGGAGTCTTCGCTCCGAACGAGGATGTCGCCAGGATAACCTTCTTCGGCCTCTATGCTCTGCAGCATAGGGGACAGGAAAGCGCAGGCATCGCCACAGCTCAGCCCGAGATTGATGCCGCCACAGGCGAAAGCAAGTGGCGGTTTTTCATCCGCAAAGACATGGGCCTTGTCGCCCAGGTCTTTCAGGAACAGGACCTCAGCTATCTAAAGGGCCACGCCGCGATCGGTCACACCCGCTACTCGACGACCGGGTCCAGCCGGGTGGAGAACGCGCAGCCCTTCCAGGTCGAAGGGCCCAACGGGGTCATCGCACTCGGCCACAACGGCAACATCGTCAACGCCGACCTCTTGCGCGCCGAACTGCAGGCCGAGGGCCGGGAGTTCGAGACTTCGACCGACTCCGAGGTCATCGCGCACCTGGTGGCGACGGCGCCAGGACGGGACTGGGGCGAGAGGATGGCCTACGTGATGCGCCGCGCGCGCGGGGCCTATTGCCTCACCATCCTCACGAAAGAGGGCGTGATCGCCACGCGCGACCCGCTCGGCATGAGGCCCCTGGGCCTGGCGCGCATCGACAATGGCTACTGCTATGCCTCCGAGACCTGCGCCTTCGACCTCATCGGCGCCTCCTTCATCCGCGATGTCGAGCCGGGCGAGACGGTCCTCCTGAACGAGGACGGCATCACCAGCTTCAAGTTCCCGGAGCGCGACCGGCAGGCCTTCTGCATATTCGAGTACATCTACTTCGCGCGCCCCGACAGCTATTTGCGCGGCGAACGCATCTATCCGGTGCGTATGGCCATGGGCGCCCGCCTCGCCCGCGAGTACCCGGTGGACGCGGACATCGTCATCGGCGTGCCGGACTCGGCGACCGCGGCGGCGATCGGCTACGCGCGGGAGTCCGGTATCCCCTTCGTCGAGGGGCTGGTCAAGAACCGCTATGTCGGGCGGACGTTCATCATGCCGGACCAGCGCATTCGCGAGCAGGGCGTGCGTCTGAAGTACAACCCGGTGCGCGAGATCCTGGAAGGCCAGCGCGTGGTTGTGGTGGACGACACCATCGTCCGGGCGACGACGACGCGTTTCCTCGTGAAAATGCTGCGAGAGGCGGGCGCCCGCGAGGTCCACATGCGGGTCTCGGCGCCGCCGATCACGCATCCCTGCTTCTTTGGCATCGACATGGGCCGGCGCTGGGAGCTGATCGCCGCCCAGGAGACGGTCGAGGAGATCCGCAACGACATCGGCGCCGATTCCCTCGGCTACCTTACGGAGCAAGGCCTGGTCGAGGCCGTGGGCCAGCCGCGCGAGAGCTTCTGCATGGCCTGCTTCACCGGGGACTACCCGATGGACGTGCCGCGCGAGCTCGACAAGCTCGGCCTCGAGCCGCCGGAGTGGATACGCGACCGCCACGACATCGAGTGGGTCGCAACGAACGGCCCGGTGCCAGAGCGGCGCCGCCGCCTCTGGGACGAGGCCGCGACGCCAGCACCCTAGGGTTGGGACTGGATACTGGAGCCTGACCGCACCCCTGCTCGTCCTCCTGGGGAGTCGCGTCCCGGGACCGGTGCCCTTAGCCTTAAAGGCGAAACCTGATGACCTCGGACCAACCGCTGACCTACGCCTCTTCGGGGGTTGACCTCGTGGCCCGGCAGGCCGTCGTGGCGCGCTACAAGGAGATCGCGAGACGCGCAACGGGGCCACAGGTCATTGGCGGCATCGGGCCGTTCGCCGGCATGTTCGCCCTCCAGGGCGCATACCAGGACCCGGTGCTCGTGGCCACGACGGACACAGTCGGGACGAAGGGCAAAATCGCCGCCCTCGCCGGCCGCTACGAGGGCCTGGGGCGCGACATCGTGAACCACTGCATCAACGACGCCTTCACGACGGGCGCCGAACCCCTCTTCTTCCTCGACACCATCGTAAGCGGCGACCTGAGCGACGAAGCGAAACTTGCGCTCGTCTCCGGCGTCGCCGACGCCTGCGCCGAAGCGGGAGTCGTCCTGCTCGGCGGCGAGACGGCGGACATGCCCGGGACGTACACCCCGGGCAGCTTCGACCTGATCGGCTTCATAGTCGGCATCGTCGAACGCGCCCTCATCGTCGACGGGTCGCGAATCGCCGCCGGCGACACGCTGCTGGCTCTGCCCTCGAACGGCCTGCACACGAACGGCTACTCGCTTGCCCGCGCGGCCCTGGGCATCGGCGTCGATCCGGCGCGCGCGGCCGAGGACCGGCGCCGGCTGGAGCGTTTCGAAGAAGAGCTTGGAGAGACGCTGGCGGACGCCCTGCTCCATCCGCATCGCTGCTATCTCCCGGACCTCAGGCCTCTCCTGCGCAGTGACCGCACCGCTGCCGCAAAGGCCTCTGCCGCCGGAACGGCCGGCCGGCCAGCCGAGACGCCGATAAAGGGGCTCGCCCACATCACCGGCGGCGGCCTGGTCGAAAACGTCCCCCGCATACTCCCGCCCGGCCTCGGGGCGCGCATCGAGAGACGCGCGATCACCCCGCCGCCGATCTTCCCCTTCATCCAGCGCGCGGGCGGCATCGACGAGGCGGAGATGTACCGCGTCTTCAACATGGGCTTCGGCATGGTCCTCGCCGTCGCGCCAGACGATGTCGAAGCCGTGCGCGCCCTCGTCCCGGAGGCTGTCGTCTGCGGCGAAGTAGTCAGCGGGAGCGGCGTCACCCTCGTTTGAGGCCTGAGAGGGGCACGTGAGGATACCCATTAGGCTCGCAACCCGGCGCGCCGAGACGACGCGACAACTCTCGAGTCCGCCCTCGTGCTCCTGCTCTGGTACCCCTCTCGCAGGCCGCCGTCGCCGTGAGACTCGTAGAGATTTAACAATCGT
The DNA window shown above is from Dehalococcoidia bacterium and carries:
- a CDS encoding DUF1727 domain-containing protein, yielding ADGRDISWIWDADFEAAAGRFDVVVCSGTRAEEMALRLKYAEWDEAHLLIEPDIEKALALAIEMTPAGDVLAVVPTYTAMLEARELLARKSGRRPYWS
- a CDS encoding glutamine amidotransferase, with product MGDSPRSLRLGHLYPTLMSVYGDRGNIICLLRRCRLRGIELEVVPLGLRQPLDPEDFDLLFMGGAQDREQRLVSEDIANVKGPALREAAEGGVVILAVCGGYQLAGHFYRGADGEELRGAGVLDIQTVHPGPKAKRLIGNLVARWQGGELAGFENHGGRTYLGPGCEPLARVVRGFGNDGESGYEGARYRNVFGTYLHGPVLPKNPAFADHLISLALARRYGDGALAPLDDALEERAHAAAARSARRSKPGRP
- the purM gene encoding phosphoribosylformylglycinamidine cyclo-ligase, encoding MTSDQPLTYASSGVDLVARQAVVARYKEIARRATGPQVIGGIGPFAGMFALQGAYQDPVLVATTDTVGTKGKIAALAGRYEGLGRDIVNHCINDAFTTGAEPLFFLDTIVSGDLSDEAKLALVSGVADACAEAGVVLLGGETADMPGTYTPGSFDLIGFIVGIVERALIVDGSRIAAGDTLLALPSNGLHTNGYSLARAALGIGVDPARAAEDRRRLERFEEELGETLADALLHPHRCYLPDLRPLLRSDRTAAAKASAAGTAGRPAETPIKGLAHITGGGLVENVPRILPPGLGARIERRAITPPPIFPFIQRAGGIDEAEMYRVFNMGFGMVLAVAPDDVEAVRALVPEAVVCGEVVSGSGVTLV
- the purF gene encoding amidophosphoribosyltransferase; the protein is MNESCGIFGVFAPNEDVARITFFGLYALQHRGQESAGIATAQPEIDAATGESKWRFFIRKDMGLVAQVFQEQDLSYLKGHAAIGHTRYSTTGSSRVENAQPFQVEGPNGVIALGHNGNIVNADLLRAELQAEGREFETSTDSEVIAHLVATAPGRDWGERMAYVMRRARGAYCLTILTKEGVIATRDPLGMRPLGLARIDNGYCYASETCAFDLIGASFIRDVEPGETVLLNEDGITSFKFPERDRQAFCIFEYIYFARPDSYLRGERIYPVRMAMGARLAREYPVDADIVIGVPDSATAAAIGYARESGIPFVEGLVKNRYVGRTFIMPDQRIREQGVRLKYNPVREILEGQRVVVVDDTIVRATTTRFLVKMLREAGAREVHMRVSAPPITHPCFFGIDMGRRWELIAAQETVEEIRNDIGADSLGYLTEQGLVEAVGQPRESFCMACFTGDYPMDVPRELDKLGLEPPEWIRDRHDIEWVATNGPVPERRRRLWDEAATPAP